The DNA region GGCGCCAATGGCGTCGCGCAGTTCGGCTTCGGAGGCCATGACCAGCGGGCTGGCAACGCCAGGCTGGTTGCCGGCCTTGATTTCGTTCAGCTCGTGATCGCCACGGATGATCAGGGCAATCAGCTTGCCTTTCTCTTCAGCTTGAACCACGAGGGTCTTGATGGTCTTTTCAATCGGCAGGTTGAAGCCTTCGACCAGTTGCGCAATGGTCTTGGCGTTCGGCGTGTCGACCAGACGCAGCTCTTCGGCAGGTGCGGCGCGGGAGGTCTCGCGTGGCACGGCTTCGGCTTTCTCGATGTTCGCCGCGTATTCGGAACCGTTGCTGAAGACGATATCGTCTTCGCCGGATTCGGCCAGTACGTGGAACTCGTGGGAGCCAGCACCACCGATCGAGCCGTTGTCGGCTTCAACCGGGCGGAACTTCAGGCCCAGGCGGGTGAACACGTTGCAATACGCCTGATGCATGCGGTCGTAGGTGGCCTGCAGCGATGGCTGGTCAGCGTGGAACGAGTAGGCGTCCTTCATGATAAATTCGCGACCGCGCATCAAACCGAAGCGTGGACGGATCTCGTCACGGAATTTGGTCTGGATCTGGTACAGGTTGATCGGCAGCTGTTTGTAGCTGCTCAATTCGTTGCGCATCAGGTCAGTGATGACTTCTTCGTGAGTCGGGCCGGCGCAGAAATCGCGACCGTGGCGATCCTTGAAGCGCAACAACTCAGGGCCGTATTCTTCCCAGCGACCGGATTCCTGCCACAGCTCAGCCGGTTGGGTGCTCGGCATCAACACTTCGAGAGAGCCTGCGGCGTTCATTTCTTCACGAACGACGGCTTCGACCTTGCGCATAACTCGCAAGCCCATCGGCAGCCAGGTGTACAGGCCCGAGGCGAGTTTGCGGATCATGCCGGCGCGCAGCATCAGCTGATGGCTGATCACGACCGCGTCGGAAGGCGTTTCTTTCTGTGTGGCGAGCAAAAATTGACTGGTGCGCATGGTTGGCCGTTGTCGGTTGCTGATGACGAGAAATGACGGAGCATTGTACGGGCGAGATCTGCTGGCGTACAGGCGTGCGGTCGGCGGGGTGTGGCGGGAGGGCGGGAATCCCCGCGCCCTTGGCGCTGCATCCTGCTAAAGAACCTACGATTCTTCCGCGACCTGGGTCGGAACCGGTTCTGGTGTCGGCGTTGGCGTCGGACCTTCGCGGCGGCTCTCCTGGAACCAGTGCAATGCGATCAACAGCAGCGTCGGAACGCCCAGCAGGGCGGTGATCAGGAAGAAGTTGTGATAGCCGAATTTCTCCACCATGACCCCCGAGTAGCCGCCAATCAGGCGTGGCAGCAAGAGCATGATCGAGCTGAGCAGGGCGTACTGGGTCGCGGAGAACTTCAAGTTGGTCAGGCTCGACAGGTAGGCGACAAACGCCGAGGTCGCCAGGCCCGAGCTGAAGTTATCCAGGGAAATGGTGAGGATCAGCATGTTCAAGTTGGCGCCCATGTCGGCGAGCATCAGGAACAGCAGGTTGGTGCCCGCTGATGCAATGCCGCCGATGAGCAGAATCGGCAAGATGCCGAAGCGCACGATCAGCAAGCCGCCCATGCCGGCACCGACCAGGGTCATGATCAGGCCAAAGATCTTGCTGACGCTGGCAATCTGATCCTTGGTGAAGCCCTGGTCGATATAGAACACGTTAGCCATCACGCCCATGACCGTATCGGACATCCGATAGGTGGCGATCAGCCCAAGCAGCAGGAACGCTTGCCAGCGGTAACGCAGAATGAAGTCGTTGATCGGCGTCAGCACCGGCGCCAGGCCGCGGCGGCCAATGGCCGACAGGCACAGGGCGGTGAGCGTGGTGTAGAGGATCGCCCGCAGGAACGCGCGGTCTTCGAGCAGCAGGTCGAGCACGCTCACGCCTTGGAAAAGCACGCTGGCGAAATCGGTGTTGTACAGCTGGGTGAACATGGCCGGCACTGAAACCAGCAACACAATCAGCACAAACACTGAGGCCAGTTGATGCACAAAGCTGTAGCGCCCGGCCTGAAGCTGCGTGCGTAGCGGCACCGGCGGTTCGCGCATGAAAAAGGAGGTCAGCAGCGCCGGAACCATCAAGGCGCCGAACAGGATGTAGGTGCCGGCCCATGCCGAATGCTTATAGTTGAAACCGGTGGAACCGAAGCCTTCAGCGAAGAACAGGGCGCCGGCGGTGGCCAGGAGCGCGGCGATCCGATAACCCGACATGTAACTGGCGGCGAGCGCGGCCTGACGGCTGTCTTCAGCGATTTCCAGGCGATAGGCGTCGACCGCGATGTCTTGCGTCGCCGAAGCGAAGGCGACAACCACAGCAATGGCGATCAGCCAGGACAAATGCTTTTGCGGGTCGCAGAAACCCATCCCTATCAGGCCGAGGATGACCAGTGCCTGGGAAAGCACCAGCCAGGAACGTCGTCGACCGAGCTTGCCGAGAAATGGCAGGCGCCATTGGTCGAGCAGCGGTGACCAGACCCATTTAAAGGCGTAGGCCAGGCCGATCAGGCTTGCATAGCCAATGGTTTCGCGAGCCACACCGGCTTCGCGCAGCCAGACCGAAAGTGTCGAAAACACCAGCATGTAGGGCAGGCCGGCGGCGAAACCAAGCAGCAACAGTACAAGGGTCGATGGGCTGGCATAGGCGGCGAGCGCGGCGCGCCAGGTTTTACGGGGCATGGGCTGGAGTCTGCCTCAAGAAATACGGAAACAAAGCGCGCACTCTAACCGCTGTGCTCTACCGGGCGCCAGCCATGGCGCTGAATATCAACACGATTGTTCAGGATACTGATGCCCTCCATGCGCAAACGCGCGCGTTGTTCATCCCCTGACGGGCTGCCCGCAGGCAGGCTGATACGCCCGCCGGCGCCGAGCACGCGGTGCCAGGGTAATTTGCTGTCGCCCGGCAGTTGGCTCAATGTCCGTCCGACGAAGCGGGCGGCACGACCCAGTCCCGCCAGCTCGGCGAGCTGACCGTAACTCACGACTTTGCCCTCCGGGACTTGCGCCAGTGTCAGGTACAGCGCCGTGCGTCGGATTTGCGCCGGACTATCGGTTTCAGTGGTTGAGTCGGTCACGTCGGCAGTTCCTGAAAAAGTTCGCCTTACCGTCTGTAGAGTAAATCCTGGATCACCCATTGAGAAATGAACTCAATAGAAATAGTCGGGTCAGTCCTTGCTAGGGTTTTATTCGTATGGATAATGCCGACTTTTTTTCGCAAACTTGAGCCTGTATTTGCTTATGTTGTCCAGAACCCTGCTGTGCCTGGCTGTCGTCAGTGCCTCCACGCCCTTGCTCGCCGATACCGTCTGGTTGAAGAACGGTGACAAGCTGAGCGGCAAGATCACCGTTTTCGATGGCGGCAAGCTGTTGATCCAGACTGAGTATGCCGGTTCCGTCCCGATCGATTGGAAACAGGTTAAAACCCTGGAAAGCGATCAGGAATTGCTGGTCAAGCAGGATGCCTACACCGGCGAAAAGGCCAAGGCGCTGCATGCGGCAGAAGACGGCAAGGTCATCTTGGCTAACGGCGAGGCTCCCAAGACTGTGGAGCTGGCAAGTATCCAGCAGATTCTAAAGCCCAAGCCTGTCGTCGAGGATTTGGTGTGGAAGGGTAATATCGATGCAGCGCTGGATTATCAGCGGGCCGAGAAGGACACCGACGATTACGATATCGACTTCAAGACCACTGCGCGTCATGGCAGATGGCGGCACACTGCAGAAGGCGAGTACAACCGCGAATTTCAGGATGGCGTGGTCACTACCGACAACTGGCGGGGTGAATACTCGCTCGACCGGTTCCTGACTGAAAAATGGTTCTGGCAAGGGCGCGCGGTCTATAAGCGCGACAAGGTCGAAGAGCTGGCCCGCCAGCGCACAGTCGGTACCGGCCCCGGTTACCAATTTTGGGACGACGAGCTGGGCGCATTTTCCCTGGGGTCGCTGGTCAACCGCACGGACTATGAGTTCGCTGACGGCAGCAAAGAAAACTTCTATTCCGTGGCGATGAAGTGGGACTACAACCGCTACCTGATTGGCAAGAAGGTGGAGTTCTTCACGAACGGCGAAGTGGGCAAGCCGTTGTCGGGCGTGGCGGATTACGCCCTCGATGCCGAAATGGGCTTGCGCTACAAAGTGACCGAATGGGCGTCGCTTAACCTGAAGGCTGAGCGCGACATCATCAGCGGCACCGACGATGCTGATTTGGACAAGACCCGTTACACCGCAGGGTTTGGCGTGGCCTGGTAGGACGCAAAAAATCGCAGCCATGGGCTGCGATTTTTTTTGCCTGCAAAACAGGCAGGCACAAAAAAGCCCCGCTTTTGAGGGCGGGGCTTTTTACTAAAGCAAGTACAAGTTAGATAACTTGAACTTCTTCAGCTTGCATGCCTTTCTGACCGCGGGTAGCGATGAAAGAAACCTGTTGGCCTTCTTTCAGGCTTTTGAAGCCGTCGGATTGGATAGCTTTGAAGTGAACGAACAGGTCGTCACCGGATTGTGGAGTGATGAAGCCGAAGCCTTTTTCATCGTTGAACCACTTAACGGTACCAGTTTGGCGATTAGACATGGTGTAACTCCTTGAACAAAGATAACTGCGACGCAGGAAGAACCCTGGCCGAGACTGAGTGCAAAGAGCAGGAAAAATTCTTGTAGATGGTTGGATCGAAATTCAACATATCGTGTAGAGATTCTCAGTGACACAAGCAGCACAGTGGCGCCACCTTAACCCTTTTTCCGGAACGTGCCAATGCTTCCTGCGAAGGTTTCTCTGTTTTCATGACTGACGGTCCGCCGGTTTACCCGCAAGGGCCGGAAATTACGGGGGATCGGCAAGATTTGTGACCCGGACTTTGAACCCGAAGCGCGCGCCCGGTAAGATGCCGGACAGATTTTTTCCACCTCGCTATTCAGGACACCCGCCATGAGCATCAAATCGGACAAGTGGATTCGCCGCATGGCGCAAGAGCACGGCATGATCGAGCCCTTCGTAGAGCGCCAGATGCGCGGCGAAGGCGCCGACCGAGTGATTTCCTACGGCGTGTCGAGCTATGGCTACGACGTACGCTGCGCCGATGAATTCAAAGTGTTCACCAACATCAATTCGGCGACCGTTGATCCGAAGAACTTCGACGAGAAGAGCTTCGTCGACGTCAAGAGCGATGTCTGCATCATCCCGCCGAACTCCTTTGCCTTGGCACGCACCGTGGAATTCTTCCGTATTCCGCGCAATGTGCTGACGATCTGCCTGGGTAAAAGCACCTACGCGCGTTGCGGCATTATCGTAAACGTGACGCCGCTCGAGCCCGAGTGGGAAGGCCACGTGACCCTGGAATTCTCCAACACCACCACGCTGCCGGCAAAAATCTACGCCAACGAAGGTGTGGCTCAGATGCTGTTCTTCGAATCCGACGAAGAGTGCGAAGTGTCCTACAAGGACCGTGGCGGCAAGTATCAGGGTCAGCGCGGAGTCACCCTGCCACGCACCTGATCCGTTCGTCTGGCAAGTCGTGGGAATTCTTGAACGGGTGGACACTCTATTGGGTGTACTGCCCGGTTCGCGCAACGCGGACGGGGCCATCGCTCAGGAGTGCCCTATGAAGATCGATCCACGAATAAGTGCCGAACTGGCAAGGCTTGAGCCCAATCAGGTTGGCGTTTTGGCCTGGTCCTTGTTGGCACATCCACCTATCAGCGCGGCGGGGGGCATCCCCGGTCAGCCTGATCCCGATACCCCCAACGAACAACCCAACGAGCCCGGTGAGCCTACGCTGCCGGATGAGCCGCCTCCCGCGCCCGTTGCCTAAGGTCTGACTACATCAGTCCTGCAACCTGTAGATACTCTGTTCACGGTCAAGCTTTCGCGAGATTTTATAGCCGAAAAGCAAGATCAAAAGATCGCAGGCTTCGCCAGCTCCTACAGTGATCTGTAGCGGCGTGCGAAACCTGTGATTTTTTTACTTCAGGTTGCCGCTCAGGAACTGCTTCAACCGCTCACTTTTCGGATTGCCCAGCACATCGTCCGGCGCACCTTCTTCCTCGACCAGCCCTTGGTGCAGGAACAACACCTGGCTCGATACTTTGCGGGCGAAGCTCATTTCGTGGGTCACCATGATCATGGTCCGGCCTTCTTCGGCCAGGCCCTGGATCACCCTGAGCACCTCACCCACCAGTTCGGGATCGAGTGCCGAGGTCGGTTCGTCGAACAGCATGACTTCTGGTTCCATGGCCAACGCCCGAGCAATGGCGACCCGTTGCTGCTGACCGCCGGACAAAAACGCAGGGTACTGATCCGCCACCCGCGCCGCCAGCCCGACCTTGTCGAGATAACGCCGCGCGCGGTCTTCGGCTTCCTCTTTGCTGCAACCCAACACCCGACGTGGGGCCATGGTGATGTTTTCCAGCACCGTCATGTGGCTCCACAGGTTGAAGTGCTGGAACACCATGGCCAGGCGGGTGCGGATCCGTTGCAGTTCGTCGTCATCGGCCACGTGCATGCCGTGGCGATCCTTGATCATGCGGATGTTCTGGCCGTCCAGACTCATGGCGCCGTCGTTGGGCTGTTCGAGAAAGTTGATGCAACGCAGGAAGGTACTTTTGCCCGAGCCGCTGGCGCCGATCAGGCTGATGACGTCGCCGGTGTTGGCCTTGAGCGAAACGCCTTTGAGTACTTCATGTTCGCCATAGCTTTTATGCAGGCCTTCAATGGTCAGTTTGTACATGGGACATGCATCCTCAAGGCGAAAGTAGGTAGCCGCTGCGATAGGCTTCGGTGCCCGCAATGTGGGCGATCACCATGCCGGCAGTGGCCATGCGCCGTAGCGAGCGGGCGTACATCAACCCGGCGACGGTGCAATGAACGGGGGTGACGCGGTCAAAGATCGGGTCGATGATTTCAGCGATCAGTTGCCCGGCTTCGAGGTATTCCCCTGGTAGCGCGGTGAACACCAGCAGCCCGCCGACCGGTGTTGCCACCGGTTCAACACCGGCCAGCGGCGTAGCCGGGTAGGGCAGCTCGGGCAGCGACGCGGGTTCGCCGGCAATGGCGCCGAAGTGAATCAGGTAATTGATCAGCGCCTGGCAATCAAGGCTGGCCAGCGGGTGATTGACGTCACCCTGACCGCGCAATTCGACGGTGACCGAAAAACTGCCCAGCGGAATATCAAAGTGTTCGCCGAAGCGTTCCTTCAACTGCCACCAGAGCAGGGTGAAGCATTCATCGAACGACTGACCGCCGGAATCGGTGGCCAGCAGGCTGGCTTCGGCACCGATGTACCGCGCCAGCGGCTCGACCTGCGGCCACGCCTCGGGCGTGGTGTAAAGGTGGGCGACCGCTTCGAAATCGCAATGCAGGTCCAGCACCATGTCGGCATCGCAGGCCAGCCGTTGCAGAACCAGGCGCTGGGATTGCAGTTGCGTGCTGGCAGTCTGTTGGGCGAGGGCATTGCGCAGGCTGCTGCGAATCAGTTCGAGGTTGTGCTGCGGATCGTCGCCGAGCAGGCCTTCGATCTCGTTGCCGACGGCTTCGCTCAGATCGACGAACCAGCGGTTGAAGTTTTGTCCGCTTTCGAGGTCGTAACGGCCCAGCGGCACATCCATCAGCACTTGTTCGAGGCCGACCGGGTTGGCGATTGGCACTAGCACGATTTCGCTGCGCAAACGGCCGGCGGCTTCGAGTTCCGCCAGACGTTGCTTGAGGTGCCAGGCAACCAGCATGCCGGGCATTTCATCGGCGTGCAGGGACGACTGGATGTAAATCTTGCCTTTGGCCGATGATGGGCCGAAGTGAAAGCTGTGAATCTGTCGCGCGGTCCCCGGCAGCGGGGCCAACAGGTCATGAATCTGGTGGCGCATGTGTCTTTATCCCTAAAGCGGGTCCTAGTGGGTCGGCCCGAGGAAGGCCAGCCATCGGCGTTCGGCGAGGCGGAACAGGCCGACCAGCGCAAAGGTAACGGTCAGGTAGATCAGCGCAGCGATGCCGAACGACTGGAAAGTCAGAAAGGTCGCCGAGTTGGCGTCTCGCGCGACTTTCAAGATGTCCGGGATGGTCGCGGTGAAGGCCACGGTGGTTGAGTGCAGCATCAAAATCACTTCGTTGCTGTAATAAGGCAACGAACGACGCAGGGCCGAAGGCATGATCACGTAGGCATAAAGCTTCCAGCCTGTCAGACCGTAAGCCTTGGCCGCTTCGACTTCACCATGCGCCATGCTGCGAATCGCCCCGGCGAAAATCTCTGTGGTGTAGGCGCAGGTGTTCAGGGCGAAAGCCAGGATCGTGCAGTTCATCGCATCGCGAAAGAACGCGTCCAGCACGGGTTGGGCGCGCACGGCGGCCAGGCTGTAGATACCGGTGTAGCAAATCAGCAGCTGGATATACAACGGCGTACCGCGGAACAGGTAGGTGTAGAACTGCACCGGCCAGCGGATGTAGAAGTTCGGCGAAACCCGGGCGATAGAGAGTGGAATCGACACCAGAAAACCGATGAAGATCGACGCACTGAGCAGCCACATGGTCATGGCCAGGCCGGTGATGTTGTAGCCGTCGGTATAAAGGAAAGCTTTCCAGTATTCCTGCAAGAGCTCGATCATCGTACGGCCTCCCGGGAACCGGCGGCGTAGCGGCGTTCGAGCCAGCGCAAGACGAAGTTGGAGGCGCTGGTAATCAGCAGGTAAATCATTGCTGCAAGCACCAGGAAGTAGAACAGCTGATAAGTGCTTTTGCCGGCATCCTGCGCAGCCTTGACCAGGTCGGCCAGGCCGATGATCGAGACCAGTGCGGTGGCTTTGAGCATTACCATCCAGTTGTTACCGATACCCGGCAGGGCAAAACGCATCATTTGCGGGAACACCACGATCCAGAAACGCTGGCCGCGCTTGAGGCCATACGCGGTAGCGGCTTCGACCTGGCCCCGTGGGACTGCGAGAATCGCGCCACGGAAGGTTTCAGTGAAGTACGCGCCATAAATGAAGCCCAGGGTGATGACCCCGGCGCTGAACGGGTTGATCTCGATGTATTCCCATTCCATGAAATCGGTAAACGACGTCAACCAGGTCTGCAGGCTGTAGAAGATCAACAGCATCAGCACCAGGTCCGGCACACCGCGAATCAGCGTGGTGTAGAGCTGGGCCGGAACCCGTACCAGTTTGACTTTTGACAGTTTGGCACTGGCGCCGAGCAAGCCGAGCAAAACGGCCACCAACAGCGACAGCACCGATAATTTGATGGTCATCCAGGTGCCTTCCATCAGCAGCGGACCGAAGCCCTTGAGGCTGAAGGCTGAGAGCCCCAGGTTTTGTAAGAGGTTTTCGAACATAAATCAGCAACCTGATCGAGTAAAAAAAGCGCCCATCGCAAGATGGGCGCCTGGCATTATTTGCCGCTGAACAGATTCAGATCGCCAAAGTGTTTCTTCTGAATGGTGGCGTAGGTGCCATCGTCGTGTAACGCTTTGATACCTTTATCCAAAAGTGCCTTGAGGTCTTTGTTACCTTTCGAGATACCGACAGCTGTTTTGGCTGGCAGCAATTCGCTGTCCACCGGCTTGCTGATTTCGTAATCGGCGCCATTTGGCGACTTCAGGAAGCCCAGTTCGGCTTGCAGCATGTCCTGGATCCCGGCGTCGAGACGACCGGAAGTCAGGTCGGAATACACCTGATCCTGGTTCTGATAGGCCTGGGTTTTCACGCCAGCCTTGTCCAGAACGGCTTTGGCATAGGCTTCCTGAATGGTGCCTTGTTCGTAGCCTACAGTTT from Pseudomonas sp. ACM7 includes:
- a CDS encoding proline--tRNA ligase; this translates as MRTSQFLLATQKETPSDAVVISHQLMLRAGMIRKLASGLYTWLPMGLRVMRKVEAVVREEMNAAGSLEVLMPSTQPAELWQESGRWEEYGPELLRFKDRHGRDFCAGPTHEEVITDLMRNELSSYKQLPINLYQIQTKFRDEIRPRFGLMRGREFIMKDAYSFHADQPSLQATYDRMHQAYCNVFTRLGLKFRPVEADNGSIGGAGSHEFHVLAESGEDDIVFSNGSEYAANIEKAEAVPRETSRAAPAEELRLVDTPNAKTIAQLVEGFNLPIEKTIKTLVVQAEEKGKLIALIIRGDHELNEIKAGNQPGVASPLVMASEAELRDAIGAGAGSLGPLNLPLPIIIDRSVELMSDFGIGANIDDKHYFGVNWERDLPVPTVADLRNVVAGDPSPDGKGTLEIKRGIEVGHIFQLGNKYSKAMKCEVLGENGKPVTLEMGCYGIGVSRVVAAAIEQNNDANGIIWSDTLAPFQIALVPLRYETEQVREATDKLYAELTAAGFEVLLDDRDKKTSPGIKFADMELIGIPHRIVVSDRGLAEGNLEYKSRTEPEAQALPVADVLSFLQSRIRR
- a CDS encoding AmpG family muropeptide MFS transporter — translated: MPRKTWRAALAAYASPSTLVLLLLGFAAGLPYMLVFSTLSVWLREAGVARETIGYASLIGLAYAFKWVWSPLLDQWRLPFLGKLGRRRSWLVLSQALVILGLIGMGFCDPQKHLSWLIAIAVVVAFASATQDIAVDAYRLEIAEDSRQAALAASYMSGYRIAALLATAGALFFAEGFGSTGFNYKHSAWAGTYILFGALMVPALLTSFFMREPPVPLRTQLQAGRYSFVHQLASVFVLIVLLVSVPAMFTQLYNTDFASVLFQGVSVLDLLLEDRAFLRAILYTTLTALCLSAIGRRGLAPVLTPINDFILRYRWQAFLLLGLIATYRMSDTVMGVMANVFYIDQGFTKDQIASVSKIFGLIMTLVGAGMGGLLIVRFGILPILLIGGIASAGTNLLFLMLADMGANLNMLILTISLDNFSSGLATSAFVAYLSSLTNLKFSATQYALLSSIMLLLPRLIGGYSGVMVEKFGYHNFFLITALLGVPTLLLIALHWFQESRREGPTPTPTPEPVPTQVAEES
- a CDS encoding MGMT family protein, with translation MTDSTTETDSPAQIRRTALYLTLAQVPEGKVVSYGQLAELAGLGRAARFVGRTLSQLPGDSKLPWHRVLGAGGRISLPAGSPSGDEQRARLRMEGISILNNRVDIQRHGWRPVEHSG
- a CDS encoding DUF481 domain-containing protein codes for the protein MLSRTLLCLAVVSASTPLLADTVWLKNGDKLSGKITVFDGGKLLIQTEYAGSVPIDWKQVKTLESDQELLVKQDAYTGEKAKALHAAEDGKVILANGEAPKTVELASIQQILKPKPVVEDLVWKGNIDAALDYQRAEKDTDDYDIDFKTTARHGRWRHTAEGEYNREFQDGVVTTDNWRGEYSLDRFLTEKWFWQGRAVYKRDKVEELARQRTVGTGPGYQFWDDELGAFSLGSLVNRTDYEFADGSKENFYSVAMKWDYNRYLIGKKVEFFTNGEVGKPLSGVADYALDAEMGLRYKVTEWASLNLKAERDIISGTDDADLDKTRYTAGFGVAW
- a CDS encoding cold-shock protein; amino-acid sequence: MSNRQTGTVKWFNDEKGFGFITPQSGDDLFVHFKAIQSDGFKSLKEGQQVSFIATRGQKGMQAEEVQVI
- the dcd gene encoding dCTP deaminase; this translates as MSIKSDKWIRRMAQEHGMIEPFVERQMRGEGADRVISYGVSSYGYDVRCADEFKVFTNINSATVDPKNFDEKSFVDVKSDVCIIPPNSFALARTVEFFRIPRNVLTICLGKSTYARCGIIVNVTPLEPEWEGHVTLEFSNTTTLPAKIYANEGVAQMLFFESDEECEVSYKDRGGKYQGQRGVTLPRT
- a CDS encoding ABC transporter ATP-binding protein, with translation MYKLTIEGLHKSYGEHEVLKGVSLKANTGDVISLIGASGSGKSTFLRCINFLEQPNDGAMSLDGQNIRMIKDRHGMHVADDDELQRIRTRLAMVFQHFNLWSHMTVLENITMAPRRVLGCSKEEAEDRARRYLDKVGLAARVADQYPAFLSGGQQQRVAIARALAMEPEVMLFDEPTSALDPELVGEVLRVIQGLAEEGRTMIMVTHEMSFARKVSSQVLFLHQGLVEEEGAPDDVLGNPKSERLKQFLSGNLK
- a CDS encoding succinylglutamate desuccinylase/aspartoacylase family protein, yielding MRHQIHDLLAPLPGTARQIHSFHFGPSSAKGKIYIQSSLHADEMPGMLVAWHLKQRLAELEAAGRLRSEIVLVPIANPVGLEQVLMDVPLGRYDLESGQNFNRWFVDLSEAVGNEIEGLLGDDPQHNLELIRSSLRNALAQQTASTQLQSQRLVLQRLACDADMVLDLHCDFEAVAHLYTTPEAWPQVEPLARYIGAEASLLATDSGGQSFDECFTLLWWQLKERFGEHFDIPLGSFSVTVELRGQGDVNHPLASLDCQALINYLIHFGAIAGEPASLPELPYPATPLAGVEPVATPVGGLLVFTALPGEYLEAGQLIAEIIDPIFDRVTPVHCTVAGLMYARSLRRMATAGMVIAHIAGTEAYRSGYLLSP
- a CDS encoding ABC transporter permease, translating into MIELLQEYWKAFLYTDGYNITGLAMTMWLLSASIFIGFLVSIPLSIARVSPNFYIRWPVQFYTYLFRGTPLYIQLLICYTGIYSLAAVRAQPVLDAFFRDAMNCTILAFALNTCAYTTEIFAGAIRSMAHGEVEAAKAYGLTGWKLYAYVIMPSALRRSLPYYSNEVILMLHSTTVAFTATIPDILKVARDANSATFLTFQSFGIAALIYLTVTFALVGLFRLAERRWLAFLGPTH
- a CDS encoding ABC transporter permease translates to MFENLLQNLGLSAFSLKGFGPLLMEGTWMTIKLSVLSLLVAVLLGLLGASAKLSKVKLVRVPAQLYTTLIRGVPDLVLMLLIFYSLQTWLTSFTDFMEWEYIEINPFSAGVITLGFIYGAYFTETFRGAILAVPRGQVEAATAYGLKRGQRFWIVVFPQMMRFALPGIGNNWMVMLKATALVSIIGLADLVKAAQDAGKSTYQLFYFLVLAAMIYLLITSASNFVLRWLERRYAAGSREAVR